A genomic window from Thiomonas arsenitoxydans includes:
- a CDS encoding carbon-nitrogen hydrolase family protein: MKIAALQMVSGTSVTANLQRAQSLLEQAAALGARLAVLPEYFCLMGQTDADKVRVREKPGSGPIQDFLASTARRLGLWVVGGTLPLESPDPNRVLNSTLVFNPAGELAARYDKMHLFAFQRGTERYAEADSITPGAQPVAFDCEGWRMGLTICYDLRFPELFRALSQPSACDAYLLPAAFTHTTGEKHWEVLLRARAIENLAYVVGCAQGGVHENGRRTWGHSMVIDPWGDVLAMQAEGEAVVTATLDRDRIARHRESLPALGHRVV; this comes from the coding sequence ATGAAAATCGCCGCCCTTCAAATGGTTTCCGGCACCTCCGTTACCGCCAATCTGCAACGCGCCCAAAGCCTGCTCGAACAGGCCGCGGCCCTTGGCGCGCGGCTGGCCGTGCTGCCCGAATATTTCTGCCTCATGGGCCAGACCGACGCCGACAAAGTGCGCGTGCGCGAAAAACCCGGCAGCGGCCCGATTCAAGACTTTCTCGCCAGCACCGCCCGCCGCCTCGGCCTGTGGGTCGTCGGCGGCACCCTGCCGCTGGAAAGCCCCGACCCCAACCGCGTACTCAACTCCACCCTGGTGTTCAACCCCGCGGGCGAACTGGCCGCGCGCTACGACAAGATGCACCTGTTCGCCTTCCAGCGCGGCACTGAGCGCTACGCCGAAGCCGACAGCATCACCCCCGGCGCCCAGCCCGTCGCGTTCGACTGCGAAGGCTGGCGCATGGGTCTGACCATCTGCTACGACCTGCGCTTTCCCGAGCTGTTTCGGGCGCTATCGCAGCCCTCCGCGTGCGATGCCTACCTGCTGCCCGCCGCGTTCACCCACACCACCGGCGAAAAGCATTGGGAAGTACTGCTGCGCGCCCGCGCCATCGAAAACCTCGCCTACGTCGTCGGCTGCGCGCAGGGCGGCGTGCATGAAAACGGCCGCCGCACCTGGGGCCACAGCATGGTCATCGACCCTTGGGGCGACGTGCTGGCGATGCAGGCTGAAGGCGAGGCCGTGGTCACCGCCACCCTGGATCGCGACCGCATCGCCAGACACCGCGAAAGCCTGCCCGCTCTGGGGCATCGGGTGGTGTGA
- the murU gene encoding N-acetylmuramate alpha-1-phosphate uridylyltransferase MurU, translating into MILAAGRGQRMRPLTDACPKPLLAVGGKPLIVWQIERLAAGGWRDLVINTGWLGAQIPAALGDGSALGVRLRYSPEPAQAYETGGGIATALPLLGAAPFLVVSADIHTTYDYASLHAPADTIAADPQHTAAHLVLTPNPEHNRDGDMALDAQGRIRREGARLNYGNIGVFHPALFAEQPRAQAWKLFPWLYGAADAGRVSGEVFSGPWHNVGTPEQLAALDAQLRGAG; encoded by the coding sequence ATGATTCTTGCCGCCGGACGCGGGCAGCGCATGCGGCCCCTCACCGACGCTTGCCCCAAGCCCCTGCTGGCCGTGGGGGGCAAGCCGCTGATCGTCTGGCAGATCGAGCGCTTGGCCGCGGGCGGCTGGCGCGACCTCGTCATCAACACCGGCTGGCTGGGGGCGCAGATTCCCGCTGCGCTGGGCGACGGCAGCGCCTTGGGCGTGCGCCTGCGCTACTCGCCCGAGCCGGCGCAGGCTTATGAGACCGGCGGCGGCATCGCCACCGCCCTGCCCCTGCTCGGCGCCGCGCCCTTTCTCGTGGTCAGCGCCGACATCCACACCACCTACGACTACGCGAGCCTGCACGCACCGGCCGACACCATCGCCGCCGATCCGCAGCACACCGCGGCGCATCTCGTGCTCACCCCCAACCCCGAACACAACCGCGACGGCGACATGGCGCTGGACGCGCAGGGCCGCATCCGGCGCGAGGGCGCGCGGCTCAACTACGGCAATATCGGCGTGTTTCATCCCGCGCTGTTCGCCGAGCAGCCCCGGGCGCAAGCCTGGAAGCTGTTTCCTTGGCTTTATGGCGCGGCGGACGCCGGGCGGGTGAGCGGCGAGGTGTTCAGCGGCCCCTGGCACAACGTCGGCACGCCCGAACAATTGGCCGCGCTGGATGCGCAATTGCGCGGCGCAGGCTAG
- a CDS encoding LPS-assembly protein LptD, which yields MPFPPPSRRLPRLTLLMLALALGWDVTAQAQEATPASAPLQLTPSLDLLQRLPAQAEAFEPLFVIADKITGQNNIYVHATGDVQLRKHSIVIKTDRLRYYFVENEAVANGNVRVLRDGNLFTGPALRMQLDTYRGQMPDANYYFRVTQGHGHADNIDFLGRDHLKADNATYTTCTASPVDWFVQATHLDLNLADNTGVARDARVVFKGATILPLPYASFPLSDARKSGWLPPTLGVDSRNGVDLAVPYYWNIAPNYDATLTPRVILRRGFMGSLATRWLEPTFSGRSQFDLLPSDSSDSGNSRWAGYVQQNGGLGHGLSYAVNYQQVSDDNWWQDFGGVNPVIGSNRTLPQQGSLTYGLPLGYMQLSVNRWQTLQNTAAPIGVPYNQQPQLYTHLQSANYSGLSWQFDSALTRFTNPAAISGDRLYLNPQISYPVVRPGGFITPKLSFNFTRYVTDTAMTGGATTADRSVPTFSLDSGLVFERPTSLFGRALTQTLEPRLYYVYTPYRNQQNLPNFDSADLDLNLSTIYTDNVFSGVDRIADANNLTGGVTSRLLDPRTGVELGRLTLAQRVLFAPQRVVLSGNPIPAGLNDTFALASANLSTHWSAEAALQYNMRLKQSQQISAGARWSPGPYKTISTSYLYQSAASGQIPLRYINTAWQWQLSPRWYSVGQANYSILDKRFNDGLLGFEYDGGCWIGRIVLQRNSLTQATAYTRILFQLELVGFSRLGNNPLSALKQNIPGYQILKQSNVPPSRFANYE from the coding sequence GTGCCTTTTCCCCCGCCATCCCGCCGCCTCCCGCGCCTCACTCTGCTGATGCTGGCGCTCGCACTGGGCTGGGATGTCACGGCGCAGGCGCAGGAGGCAACACCTGCCTCCGCCCCGCTGCAACTCACGCCCAGCCTGGATTTGCTGCAGCGCCTGCCCGCGCAGGCCGAGGCCTTCGAGCCACTGTTCGTCATCGCCGACAAAATTACCGGACAGAACAATATCTATGTCCACGCCACCGGCGACGTGCAACTGCGCAAGCACAGCATCGTGATCAAGACCGACCGCCTGCGCTACTACTTTGTCGAGAACGAGGCCGTGGCCAACGGCAACGTGCGGGTCTTGCGCGACGGCAATTTGTTCACCGGCCCGGCGCTGCGCATGCAGCTCGACACCTATCGCGGCCAGATGCCCGACGCCAACTATTACTTTCGCGTCACCCAGGGGCACGGCCACGCCGACAACATCGACTTTCTCGGCCGCGACCACCTCAAGGCCGACAACGCCACCTACACCACCTGCACCGCCAGCCCGGTGGACTGGTTCGTTCAGGCCACGCATCTCGACCTGAACCTGGCCGACAACACCGGCGTGGCGCGCGACGCCCGCGTGGTGTTCAAGGGCGCCACCATTCTGCCGCTGCCCTACGCCAGCTTTCCGCTGAGCGATGCGCGCAAGTCAGGCTGGCTGCCGCCCACGCTGGGCGTGGACAGCCGCAACGGCGTCGACCTCGCGGTGCCGTACTACTGGAACATCGCCCCCAATTACGACGCCACGCTCACGCCGCGGGTCATTCTGCGTCGCGGCTTCATGGGCAGCTTGGCCACGCGCTGGCTCGAGCCGACGTTTTCGGGCCGCAGCCAGTTCGACCTGCTGCCTTCGGACAGCAGCGACAGCGGCAACAGTCGCTGGGCCGGTTATGTGCAGCAGAACGGCGGCCTCGGCCACGGCCTGAGCTACGCGGTGAACTACCAGCAGGTGTCCGACGACAACTGGTGGCAAGACTTCGGCGGCGTCAACCCGGTCATCGGCTCCAATCGCACCCTGCCGCAACAAGGCAGCCTCACCTACGGTCTGCCGCTGGGCTATATGCAGCTCAGCGTCAACCGCTGGCAGACGCTGCAAAACACCGCGGCGCCGATCGGCGTGCCCTACAACCAGCAGCCCCAGCTCTACACCCATCTGCAAAGCGCGAATTACAGCGGCCTGAGCTGGCAGTTCGACTCGGCGCTGACCCGCTTCACCAACCCCGCCGCGATTTCCGGCGACCGGCTCTACCTCAACCCGCAGATCAGCTATCCGGTGGTGCGTCCCGGCGGCTTTATCACGCCCAAGCTGTCGTTCAACTTCACCCGCTACGTCACCGACACGGCCATGACCGGCGGCGCCACCACCGCCGACCGCTCGGTGCCGACCTTCAGCCTCGACAGCGGCCTGGTGTTCGAGCGCCCCACCTCGCTGTTCGGCCGCGCGCTCACGCAAACCCTGGAGCCGCGGCTCTACTACGTCTACACGCCTTATCGCAACCAGCAGAACCTGCCGAACTTCGACAGCGCCGACCTCGACCTGAACCTGTCGACCATCTATACCGACAACGTGTTCTCGGGCGTTGATCGCATCGCCGACGCCAACAACCTCACCGGCGGCGTCACCTCGCGCCTGCTCGACCCGCGGACCGGCGTCGAACTCGGGCGACTCACCCTGGCGCAACGGGTGTTGTTCGCGCCGCAACGTGTCGTGCTCAGCGGCAATCCCATTCCGGCCGGGCTGAACGACACCTTCGCGCTGGCCAGCGCCAACCTCAGCACACACTGGAGCGCGGAGGCCGCACTGCAATACAACATGCGGCTCAAGCAAAGCCAGCAGATCTCCGCGGGCGCGCGCTGGTCACCCGGGCCGTATAAAACCATCAGCACCAGCTACCTGTACCAAAGCGCCGCCTCGGGCCAGATTCCGCTGCGCTACATCAACACGGCGTGGCAGTGGCAGCTCAGCCCGCGCTGGTATTCGGTGGGACAGGCCAATTACAGCATTCTCGACAAGCGCTTCAACGACGGCCTGCTGGGGTTCGAGTACGACGGCGGCTGCTGGATCGGCCGCATCGTGCTGCAACGCAACTCGCTCACCCAGGCCACGGCTTATACCCGCATCCTTTTCCAGCTCGAACTCGTCGGTTTTTCCCGGCTGGGCAACAATCCGCTGTCGGCGCTCAAGCAGAATATCCCCGGCTATCAGATCCTCAAGCAATCCAACGTGCCCCCGAGCCGTTTTGCCAACTATGAATAA
- a CDS encoding YhdP family phospholipid transporter, which produces MSLLHLSLRAATRIFEAAVLLVLTVYFVLGAGLLTLRYAVLPNAQQFRPWVEQVSSQALGLPVHIGAIQTQWHGLMPQFALHDVRIDGPQGQPALQFAAVEATPSWKSLTRLTPTFDQLVIRGADLTVTRPDANHLEIGGIRIALNSSGQSDAAQQFADWLFEQDEILILDSRLTWENAAQQAPPLPLTQVNLLLRNTLLTHRAALTATPPAGFGGPIDLRASFRQPFFLRHTADFSRWKGTLYGEASNVDLAALQPQLPLTLPATTQTGRGSVRAWAQLDKAAPTAFTADLALRGVALQLAPSKTPGPLPPALPASLPPFALDTLSTRMTWAPLPGGENASLQNLQFRTAQGQSLAPVTIDWQLQQPKGGATQARLQTGALDLGTLSALAQRLPLPALWHARLAVLQPQGRVAAFTAQASWPKGVAPTGLPPSYQLQTQFADLRWNSPAGSGELTPPANPRPLIDRGKAAAKVLQLPADLPGVSGLSGTLSATQQGGKAQIQLSRGGALDLPLIYAPARLGFDTLRADLDWKRDKTGQWLVNAQRLDFANADAAGQATLSWRGAAQGMGSIDLQGQLSRADARAVWRYLPIDIPLHTRDYLRSAIAAGRAQNVEFAVKGPLEDFPFDVPAKDGSFGGTFEVSAQIEDGVLNYAPRSLLPPGQTASAATVHANAQWPELTQVNGQLRITSHSLDVRNASAQAYGARLSAVNGSLPSFNRGVLSISGKAQAPASDALRYLLDSPINRQLGGVFDHVQAQGPIALDIALKLPLDDMEAATVKGQATLQGVDVLWSRDLPRFNQVRGTVDFTHDGFRVALRAPDVLGGAVQLSGGQQPGEPLQLLASGGFSSAGLRAAQPQWMQTLGKVLQGQSTYSLRITQPRRSASPSGAAQPGASPEPTLELRSNLAGVAINLPPPLGKPADAPESLLYTRTPLPAAPSGARRNTVQIDLGGIARARYALEDPLPAAAGSGASAEDFRVLSGALAIGPQVALPQPSSGVQANVQLPLLDLDAWEAAIKPLLPDTSAQTPVVFRANSDRGLIGLLPTTAALDIGRLTLMHRVINQVVIGGNRSGDLLQANVNSRQMSGYIGWQIGSGSNPGTLSARLARLELPKSSDSDVENLLDEQPKSIPALDIVADNVDLHGHHFTRLEVQAVNRGRVDDSKVWQLTHFQLSAPGGVLSGSGAWSSVGTQLTAPGSTDSASPARRTTMQFKLDILDAGSLLATLGKPGLLKGGKGDISGNLAWLGSPLSLDFPSLDGQFNLQLGQGQFLKADPGIAKLLGVLSLQSLPRRFTLDFRDLFSSGFAFDKVDADVNVASGIATTRDFRMSGVAASVRIEGSTNLAAETQNLRVVVVPNINAGAASLAYALINPVIGLGTFLAQYIAREPLARAFTHVYDITGTWLTPIVTEASLNAPKPADATPATP; this is translated from the coding sequence TTGTCTCTGCTCCATCTTTCGCTGCGCGCCGCCACCCGCATCTTTGAGGCGGCTGTTCTGCTCGTGCTCACGGTGTATTTCGTGCTCGGCGCGGGCTTGCTGACCTTGCGCTACGCCGTGCTGCCCAATGCGCAACAGTTCCGCCCCTGGGTCGAGCAGGTCAGCAGCCAGGCGCTGGGGCTGCCGGTGCATATCGGCGCGATCCAGACGCAATGGCACGGGCTGATGCCGCAGTTCGCCCTGCACGATGTGCGCATCGACGGCCCGCAGGGCCAGCCCGCTCTGCAGTTCGCCGCCGTTGAAGCCACGCCCTCGTGGAAAAGCCTGACCCGCCTCACCCCCACCTTCGATCAACTGGTGATCCGCGGCGCCGACCTCACCGTGACCCGGCCCGACGCCAACCATCTGGAGATCGGCGGCATACGCATCGCGCTGAACAGCAGCGGCCAAAGCGACGCCGCGCAGCAGTTCGCCGACTGGCTGTTCGAGCAGGACGAAATCCTGATTCTCGACAGCCGCCTCACCTGGGAAAACGCCGCGCAGCAGGCCCCGCCGCTGCCGCTCACCCAGGTCAACCTGCTGTTGCGCAATACCCTGCTCACCCACCGCGCCGCGCTCACCGCCACGCCGCCAGCAGGTTTTGGCGGCCCCATCGATTTGCGCGCCAGCTTCCGCCAACCGTTCTTTCTGCGCCATACCGCCGATTTTTCGCGCTGGAAGGGCACGCTGTACGGCGAGGCATCCAATGTCGATCTCGCCGCGCTGCAGCCCCAGTTGCCGCTGACCCTGCCCGCCACCACACAGACCGGACGCGGCTCCGTGCGCGCCTGGGCGCAGCTCGACAAAGCCGCGCCCACCGCCTTCACCGCCGATCTGGCGCTGCGCGGCGTCGCCCTGCAACTCGCGCCCAGCAAGACCCCCGGCCCCTTGCCGCCCGCCTTGCCTGCCTCATTACCCCCCTTCGCTCTCGACACCTTATCCACCCGCATGACCTGGGCGCCGCTGCCCGGTGGCGAAAACGCCAGTTTGCAGAACTTGCAGTTCCGCACCGCGCAGGGCCAAAGCCTGGCGCCCGTCACCATCGACTGGCAATTGCAGCAGCCCAAGGGCGGCGCCACGCAGGCGCGGCTGCAGACTGGCGCGCTCGACCTGGGCACGCTCTCGGCCCTGGCGCAGCGCCTGCCGCTGCCCGCGCTGTGGCACGCGCGACTGGCCGTCCTGCAGCCGCAGGGCCGGGTCGCCGCGTTCACCGCGCAGGCGAGCTGGCCCAAGGGTGTGGCGCCCACCGGCCTGCCGCCGAGCTATCAACTGCAAACCCAGTTTGCCGACCTGCGCTGGAACAGCCCGGCAGGCAGCGGAGAGCTCACGCCCCCGGCCAACCCCCGCCCGCTGATCGACCGGGGCAAGGCGGCCGCAAAAGTGCTGCAACTCCCGGCCGATCTGCCCGGCGTCAGCGGACTCTCAGGCACGCTCAGCGCGACGCAGCAAGGCGGCAAAGCGCAAATCCAGCTCAGCCGTGGCGGCGCTCTCGATCTGCCGCTGATCTACGCCCCGGCCCGGCTGGGCTTCGACACCCTGCGCGCCGACCTCGACTGGAAGCGCGACAAAACCGGGCAGTGGCTGGTCAACGCCCAGCGCTTGGATTTCGCCAACGCCGATGCGGCGGGCCAGGCCACGCTGAGCTGGCGCGGCGCGGCCCAAGGCATGGGCAGTATCGACCTGCAGGGGCAGCTCAGCCGCGCCGACGCCCGCGCGGTGTGGCGCTATCTGCCCATCGACATTCCCCTGCACACCCGCGACTACCTGCGCAGCGCCATCGCCGCGGGCAGGGCGCAGAACGTGGAGTTTGCGGTCAAGGGCCCGCTCGAAGACTTCCCCTTCGACGTCCCGGCCAAGGATGGCTCGTTTGGCGGCACCTTCGAGGTGAGCGCGCAGATCGAGGACGGCGTGCTCAACTACGCGCCGCGCAGCCTGTTGCCGCCGGGGCAGACCGCCAGCGCCGCCACGGTGCACGCCAATGCGCAGTGGCCGGAACTCACCCAAGTCAACGGCCAGCTGCGCATCACCTCGCACAGCCTCGACGTGCGCAACGCCTCGGCCCAGGCGTATGGCGCGCGGCTCAGCGCGGTCAATGGCAGCCTGCCTAGTTTCAACCGCGGCGTGCTGAGCATCAGCGGCAAGGCGCAGGCGCCCGCCAGCGATGCGCTGCGCTACCTGCTCGACAGCCCGATCAACCGGCAACTCGGCGGCGTGTTCGACCACGTCCAGGCGCAAGGGCCGATAGCGCTGGACATCGCCCTCAAGCTCCCGCTCGACGACATGGAGGCCGCCACCGTCAAGGGGCAGGCCACACTGCAAGGCGTGGACGTGCTGTGGAGCCGCGATCTGCCCCGGTTCAACCAGGTGCGCGGCACGGTCGATTTCACCCACGACGGCTTCCGTGTGGCGCTCAGGGCTCCGGATGTGCTGGGCGGCGCGGTTCAGCTCAGCGGCGGCCAGCAACCGGGCGAGCCGCTGCAGTTGCTCGCCAGCGGCGGCTTCAGCAGCGCCGGGCTGCGCGCCGCCCAGCCGCAGTGGATGCAGACGCTGGGCAAAGTGTTGCAGGGCCAGTCCACCTACTCCCTGCGCATCACCCAGCCGCGTCGCAGCGCCAGTCCCTCCGGAGCCGCGCAGCCCGGCGCCTCACCGGAACCCACGCTGGAACTGCGCAGCAATCTGGCGGGGGTTGCCATCAACCTGCCGCCGCCGCTGGGCAAGCCTGCGGATGCGCCCGAGTCGCTGCTCTACACCCGCACCCCGCTGCCCGCCGCCCCGAGTGGCGCCCGCCGCAATACGGTGCAGATCGACCTGGGCGGCATCGCCCGCGCCCGCTACGCGCTGGAAGATCCGCTGCCCGCGGCAGCGGGCTCTGGTGCGTCGGCAGAAGATTTTCGCGTGCTCAGCGGCGCACTGGCCATCGGCCCGCAGGTCGCGTTGCCGCAACCCAGCTCCGGCGTGCAGGCCAATGTGCAACTGCCGCTGCTCGATCTCGATGCCTGGGAAGCCGCAATCAAACCCCTGCTGCCCGACACCTCGGCGCAGACGCCCGTGGTGTTTCGCGCGAACAGTGATCGCGGGCTGATCGGGCTGCTGCCCACCACCGCGGCGCTGGACATCGGCCGCCTCACGCTGATGCACCGCGTGATCAATCAGGTCGTGATCGGCGGCAACCGCAGCGGCGATCTGCTGCAGGCCAATGTGAACTCGCGCCAGATGTCGGGCTATATCGGCTGGCAGATCGGCAGCGGCAGCAACCCCGGCACCCTGAGCGCCCGGCTGGCGCGGCTGGAACTCCCCAAGTCGAGCGACTCCGACGTAGAAAACCTGCTCGACGAACAACCCAAGAGCATTCCCGCGCTGGACATCGTGGCCGACAACGTCGATCTGCACGGCCACCACTTCACCCGCCTCGAAGTGCAGGCCGTCAACCGTGGCCGGGTCGATGACAGCAAGGTGTGGCAGCTCACCCACTTCCAGCTCTCCGCGCCCGGCGGCGTGCTCAGCGGCAGCGGCGCCTGGTCCAGCGTGGGTACGCAACTCACCGCGCCCGGCAGCACCGATTCCGCCTCGCCCGCGCGGCGCACGACCATGCAGTTCAAGCTCGACATCCTTGACGCCGGCAGCCTGCTCGCCACCCTGGGCAAACCGGGCCTGCTCAAAGGCGGCAAGGGCGACATCAGCGGCAACCTGGCCTGGCTGGGCTCGCCGCTGAGTCTGGACTTTCCCAGCCTGGACGGGCAGTTCAATCTGCAGCTCGGGCAGGGGCAATTTCTCAAGGCCGACCCCGGCATCGCCAAGCTGCTGGGCGTGCTCAGTCTGCAAAGCCTGCCGCGCCGCTTCACCCTCGATTTCCGCGACCTGTTCTCGTCCGGCTTCGCTTTCGACAAGGTCGACGCCGACGTGAACGTGGCCAGCGGCATCGCCACCACCCGCGACTTCCGCATGAGCGGTGTGGCCGCTTCGGTGCGCATCGAAGGCAGCACCAACCTGGCCGCCGAAACGCAGAATCTGCGCGTGGTCGTCGTGCCCAACATCAACGCCGGCGCGGCCTCGCTGGCCTATGCCCTGATCAACCCCGTCATCGGTCTGGGCACTTTCCTGGCGCAATACATCGCTCGCGAACCCCTGGCGCGCGCCTTCACCCATGTGTACGACATCACCGGCACCTGGCTCACCCCCATCGTCACCGAAGCCTCGCTGAACGCCCCCAAACCCGCAGACGCCACGCCCGCCACGCCCTGA
- a CDS encoding aminoglycoside phosphotransferase family protein — translation MSATDPDTRAQALQHWLQDIAPAHQLQLESLQPASSDASFRRYFRIQAAGGSRIVMDAPPPMENVRPFVRIAQLLAEGGVQAPQVLEQDVAQGFLLLTDLGQTTYLQAINAQPDRADSLMRDALGALVSLQRIDGAGVVPVYDAALLQRELDLFPQWFVQRHHGHVLSDAQSAALQGLFAALIANNLAQPQVFVHRDWHSRNLMVTPERNPGVLDFQDAVIGPITYDLVSLLRDAYIAWPEEQQLDWAIRYWERARKAGLPVVADAADFYRDLDWMGLQRALKVLGIFARLYHRDGKAQYLGDLPVVLQHTRLVAARYGAFKPLLQLLDQIERRSPLVGYTF, via the coding sequence ATGTCCGCCACCGACCCCGACACCCGCGCCCAGGCCCTGCAACATTGGTTGCAGGACATCGCCCCGGCGCACCAGTTACAGCTTGAGAGTCTGCAGCCCGCTTCCAGCGACGCCAGCTTCCGCCGCTACTTCCGTATTCAGGCGGCGGGCGGTTCGCGGATCGTGATGGACGCACCGCCGCCGATGGAAAACGTGCGGCCCTTCGTGCGCATCGCCCAACTGCTGGCCGAAGGCGGCGTGCAGGCGCCGCAGGTGCTGGAGCAAGACGTGGCGCAGGGTTTTTTGCTGCTCACCGATCTGGGGCAGACCACCTATCTGCAGGCTATCAATGCCCAGCCTGATCGCGCCGACAGCCTGATGCGCGACGCGCTCGGCGCGCTGGTCTCGCTGCAGCGCATCGACGGCGCGGGCGTCGTGCCGGTTTACGACGCGGCCCTGCTGCAGCGCGAGCTGGATCTGTTCCCGCAGTGGTTCGTGCAGCGTCACCACGGCCATGTGCTCAGCGACGCGCAAAGCGCCGCGCTGCAGGGCCTATTCGCCGCACTGATCGCCAACAACCTGGCGCAGCCGCAGGTGTTTGTGCACCGCGACTGGCACAGCCGCAATCTGATGGTCACGCCCGAGCGCAACCCCGGCGTGCTCGACTTTCAGGACGCAGTGATCGGCCCCATCACCTACGACCTGGTCTCGCTGCTGCGCGACGCCTATATTGCCTGGCCCGAAGAGCAGCAGCTCGACTGGGCCATCCGCTACTGGGAGCGCGCCCGCAAGGCCGGACTGCCGGTGGTGGCCGACGCGGCCGACTTCTATCGCGACCTCGACTGGATGGGCCTGCAGCGCGCGCTCAAGGTGCTGGGCATCTTCGCCCGGCTGTATCACCGCGACGGCAAGGCGCAGTATCTCGGCGACCTGCCGGTGGTGCTGCAACACACCCGGCTGGTGGCGGCGCGCTACGGCGCCTTCAAGCCCTTGCTGCAGTTGCTCGACCAGATCGAGCGGCGCAGCCCGCTGGTGGGCTACACCTTCTGA
- a CDS encoding aminopeptidase P N-terminal domain-containing protein, with amino-acid sequence MPDSNLLVRCATRRAEVVRQLAAAGGGVALLPTAPEAMRNRDADYPYRHDSYFYYLTGFTEPHSLLALQVTASGSSRSVLFCRDKDVEREIWDGFRWGPEAAREAFGFDAALPIDSLEAELPKLLADQPAVWWPFAVHAGLETQVERWLAAVRAQARAGVTAPRTQHDLCAILDDMRLFKDPYELDVIRRASTISAQGHIRAMQASRRGLLQPPSQGLREYHLEAELLHTFRQGGSQAPAYGSIVAAGANACVLHYRASDAPVRAGDLVLIDAACELDGYASDITRTFPADGRFTGAQRALYEVVLAAQLAAIEASVEGARFTDPHEAALRILAQGLLDHGLIARNAAPDVDAVIATGAYKRFYMHRTSHWMGMDVHDCGDYAEPGEALEIQPDGSRKRPARILRDAMVLTIEPGLYVRAADDLPAEFHGIGIRIEDDIAVRAGGQPCEVLTAAAPKTAADIEAVMRG; translated from the coding sequence ATGCCCGATTCCAATCTGCTCGTCCGCTGCGCCACCCGCCGCGCTGAAGTGGTGCGCCAGCTCGCCGCTGCTGGCGGCGGCGTGGCCCTGCTGCCCACCGCACCGGAGGCGATGCGCAACCGCGACGCCGACTATCCCTACCGACACGACAGCTATTTCTACTACCTCACCGGCTTCACCGAGCCGCACAGCCTGCTGGCGCTGCAGGTGACCGCTTCGGGTAGCAGCCGCAGCGTGCTGTTCTGCCGCGACAAAGACGTGGAGCGCGAAATCTGGGACGGCTTCCGCTGGGGCCCGGAAGCCGCGCGCGAGGCCTTCGGCTTCGACGCGGCGCTGCCCATCGACAGCCTCGAGGCCGAGCTGCCCAAGCTGCTCGCCGACCAGCCCGCGGTGTGGTGGCCCTTCGCCGTGCACGCGGGGCTGGAGACCCAGGTGGAACGCTGGCTGGCGGCCGTGCGCGCCCAGGCCCGTGCCGGGGTGACCGCGCCGCGCACCCAGCACGATCTGTGCGCCATCCTCGACGACATGCGGCTGTTCAAAGATCCGTATGAACTGGACGTCATTCGCCGCGCCTCAACCATCTCCGCGCAAGGTCACATTCGCGCCATGCAGGCCAGCCGCCGCGGCCTGCTGCAACCGCCGTCGCAAGGGCTGCGCGAATATCACCTCGAAGCCGAACTGCTCCACACCTTTCGTCAGGGCGGATCGCAAGCCCCGGCCTACGGCTCCATCGTCGCCGCGGGCGCCAATGCCTGCGTGCTGCACTACCGCGCCAGCGACGCTCCGGTGCGCGCGGGCGACCTGGTTCTGATCGACGCCGCCTGCGAGCTCGACGGCTACGCCAGCGACATCACCCGCACCTTCCCCGCCGACGGTCGCTTCACCGGGGCGCAGCGCGCGCTGTACGAGGTGGTGCTCGCCGCGCAATTGGCCGCGATTGAGGCCAGCGTCGAAGGCGCCCGCTTCACCGACCCGCACGAAGCCGCCTTGCGCATTCTGGCGCAGGGTCTGCTCGATCATGGCCTAATTGCGCGCAACGCCGCGCCCGATGTGGACGCCGTCATCGCCACCGGCGCCTACAAGCGCTTCTACATGCACCGCACTAGCCACTGGATGGGCATGGACGTGCACGACTGCGGCGACTACGCCGAGCCGGGCGAAGCCCTCGAAATCCAGCCCGACGGCAGCCGCAAACGCCCCGCGCGCATCCTGCGCGACGCCATGGTGCTCACCATCGAGCCGGGTCTATACGTGCGCGCGGCCGACGACCTGCCCGCCGAATTTCACGGCATCGGCATCCGCATTGAAGACGATATCGCCGTGCGCGCCGGCGGCCAGCCCTGCGAGGTGCTCACCGCCGCCGCCCCCAAAACCGCGGCCGACATCGAGGCCGTGATGCGGGGTTGA